One Festucalex cinctus isolate MCC-2025b chromosome 1, RoL_Fcin_1.0, whole genome shotgun sequence genomic region harbors:
- the cdyl gene encoding chromodomain Y-like protein, producing MATEDFYEVERIVDKRKNRKGRTEYLVRWRGYGCEGDTWEPETHLTTCMAFVHDFNRRRRDVALMRSTRSYLCAGPLPEAVSDPGPAPAHLPGGLQGKSAAGGGPMPAPPMMPMMPAPPMMPAPPMAGPARRVLDLSKSGIKILVPRSPMNVPPDGEESPSEAAPSEADAGARDAHHVAPEVALEQPAGARLGPGELRARMGIRSRGHGATAAAAAALALAAVRALAGGAGSSEDGGGGGTTAPLKRRPEERAAFDKRLRFSVRQTESAYRYRDIVVKRHDGLTHILLSTKSSPNNALNPEVMKEIQSAMATAASDDSKLVLLGAVGAVFCGGLDLRHLLARLSDDRKKESVKMAESVRTFVNTFIQFRKPVVAAVNGPALGLGAAILPLCDVVWANEKAWFQTPYAAYGQTPDACSTFTFPRIMGPPAANELLLSGRKLTAQEACAKGLVSQVLWPGTFAQEVAVRVKELLAVDSLVLRESKALLRNSSRSSLEQTNERECEALKRIWGSSQGSDAILQHLQRSKELD from the exons ATGGCAACGGAAGACTTTTACGAG GTGGAGCGGATCGTGGACAAGCGGAAGAACCGGAAGGGGCGGACGGAGTACCTGGTCCGCTGGCGAGGCTACGGCTGCGAAGGCGACACGTGGGAGCCCGAGACTCACCTGACCACCTGCATGGCCTTCGTGCACGACTTCAACCGGCGGCGCAGAGACGTCGCCCTCATGCGCTCCACCCGCAGCTACCTGTGCGCCGGTCCGCTTCCGGAAGCCGTCTCGGACCCTGGGCCCGCCCCGGCTCACCTGCCCGGCGGACTCCAGGGCAagtcggcggcgggcggcgggccgATGCCGGCGCCCCCCATGATGCCGATGATGCCGGCGCCCCCCATGATGCCGGCGCCTCCGATGGCGGGCCCCGCCCGTCGCGTCCTGGACTTGTCCAAAAGCGGGATCAAGATCCTGGTGCCGCGAAGCCCCATGAACGTCCCCCCGGACGGCGAGGAGTCGCCCAGCGAGGCGGCGCCCAGCGAGGCGGACGCTGGCGCCCGCGACGCCCACCACGTGGCCCCCGAGGTGGCCCTGGAGCAGCCGGCGGGCGCGCGGCTGGGCCCGGGCGAGCTGCGCGCCCGCATGGGGATCAGGTCGCGGGGCCacggcgccaccgccgccgccgccgccgccctcgcGCTCGCCgccgtgcgagccctcgctggGGGCGCAG GCTCGAGcgaggacggcggcggcggcggcacgaCGGCGCCGCTGAAGCGGCGTCCGGAGGAGCGCGCCGCCTTTGACAAGCGTCTGCGCTTCAGCGTGCGGCAGACGGAGAGCGCCTACCGCTACCGCGACATCGTGGTCAAGCGGCACGACGGCCTGACGCACATCCTGCTCTCCACCAAGAGCTCGCCAAACAACGCGCTGAACCCCGAG GTGATGAAGGAGATCCAGAGCGCCATGGCGACGGCGGCGTCGGACGACAGCAAGCTGGTGCTGCTGGGCGCCGTGGGCGCCGTCTTCTGCGGCGGCCTGGACTTGCGCCACCTGCTGGCGCGCTTGAGCGACGACAGGAAGAAGGAGAGCGTCAAGATGGCCGAAAGCGTCAG GACCTTTGTGAACACGTTCATCCAGTTCCGCAAGCCGGTGGTGGCGGCGGTGAACGGTCCGGCGCTGGGCCTGGGCGCCGCCATCTTGCCGCTGTGCGACGTGGTGTGGGCCAACGAGAAGGCGTGGTTCCAGACGCCGTACGCCGCCTACGGACAGACGCCCGACGCCTGCTCCACCTTCACCTTCCCCCGCATCATGGGGCCCCCCGCC GCCAACGAGCTCCTCCTGAGCGGCAGGAAGTTGACGGCGCAGGAGGCCTGCGCCAAAGGTTTGGTCTCGCAGGTCCTCTGGCCCGGAACCTTCGCGCAGGAAGTTGCCGTGCGCGTCAAAGAGCTGCTGGCCGTCGACTCGCTG gtCCTGCGCGAGTCCAAAGCCTTGCTGAGGAACTCCAGCCGAAGTTCCCTGGAGCAAACCAACGAGCGCGAGTGCGAAGCCCTGAAGAGAATTTGGGGCTCGTCGCAGGGAAGCGACGCCATCTTGCAGCACCTGCAGAGAAGCAAGGAGCTCGACTAG
- the LOC144012872 gene encoding protein disulfide-isomerase tmx3a-like isoform X1, translated as MNRRELLAEARHDDEVKDKQAGRAEFEAKSESRRRTANATNGQLVHTSDSNALLLSVAPLWAFVDELDDSLLENRGLDDVWLIKFYAPWCRICKQLDPTWHRIGSELKSAGSPVNVGKCDAAANAGLAREFKVRAYPAIFMWKEDRKYLHVGPRTADAIIEFADRVSGPLIRPLSSAKLFRHALSRHHVVFAYIGASSPLKGEYASVAQEMIATTSFFSAGRDDLPEAAALGALPAVAVFKDGACLSYDEAKDGPLKAWIQRERFANFARVDDYLLYAMGDSGKLILLALLDDVGSSQENLSYKNLVWKVSQDYKDVYSRNVHFGFMEGDRYINGLVMGELRLRLPAVVMLNLSSDSYFLPPAPLETERHLLDFVDQVLDGSIQARGGNGPTQRARRLLYDAKVWLSPLWREAPLPACLLSAFAAALLGWLSSLCRKVGSDGDRRRDDGDGDGDGGGDGDVLSRRRTADKKSD; from the exons ATGAATCGGCGGGAACTCCTCGCGGAAGCGCGCCATGACGACGAGGTCAAAG ATAAACAGGCGGGGCGAGCTGAGTTTGAGGCAAAAAGCGAGTCACGGCGCCGGACGGCAAACGCTACAAACGGGCAACTTGTTCACACGTCGGATTCAAACG CACTGCTGCTGTCGGTGGCGCCGCTTTGGGCCTTCGTGGACGAGCTGGACGACTC TTTGCTGGAGAACAGAGGATTGGACGACGTTTGGCTGATTAAA TTTTACGCCCCCTGGTGTCGGATCTGCAAGCAGCTGGACCCGACCTGGCACCGGATCGGTTCCGAGCTCAAGAGCGCCGGATCGCCCGTCAACGTGGGCAAATGCGACGCCGCCGCCAACGCGG GCTTGGCCAGAGAGTTCAAAGTTCGCGCGTATCCCGCCATCTTCAT GTGGAAGGAGGACAGGAAGTACCTTCACGTCGGCCCCCGAACCGCCGACGCCATCATTGAATTTGCTGACAGGGTCAGCGG TCCGCTGATTCGCCCTTTGAGCAGCGCGAAACTCTTCCGGCACGCTTTAAGTCGCCATCATGTCGTGTTTGCGTATATCGGAGCGTCGTCGCCGCTCAAA GGCGAGTACGCGTCGGTGGCTCAGGAGATGATCGCGACCACGTCGTTCTTCTCGGCCGGCAGAGACGACCTTCCCGAG GCGGCGGCGCTCGGCGCTCTCCCGGCCGTGGCGGTCTTCAAAGATGGCGCTTGCCTCAGCTACGACG AGGCCAAGGACGGCCCGCTGAAGGCCTGGATCCAAAGGGAGCGATTCGCCAACTTTGCCCGAGTGGACGACTACCTGCTGTACGCCATGGGAGACTCAG GGAAGCTGATTCTGTTGGCGCTGTTGGATGACGTCGGCAGCAGCCAAGAAAATCTCAG CTACAAAAATCTGGTGTGGAAAGTTTCGCAAGACTACAAAGACGTCTACAGCAG AAACGTTCACTTTGGCTTCATGGAAGGCGACCGCTACATCAACGGGCTCGTCATGGG CGAGCTGCGCCTGCGCCTGCCGGCCGTGGTCATGTTGAATCTGTCCAGCGACAGCTACTTCCTGCCGCCGGCGCCGCTGGAGACGgagcgccacctgctggactTTGTGGATCAGGTTCTGGACGGCAGCATCCAG GCCCGCGGAGGAAACGGGCCGACCCAGCGAGCGCGCCGTTTGCTTTACGACGCCAAAGTGTGGCTCTCG CCGCTGTGGCGTGAGGCGCCGTTGCCGGCCTGCTTGCTGTCGGCCTTCGCCGCCGCCCTTTTGGGATGGCTGAGCTCGCTGTGCCGGAAGGTCGGCTCGGATGGCGACCGTCGCCGTGACGACGGAGACGGAGACGGAGACGGAGGCGGAGACGGAGACGTCCTCTCCCGGAGACGGACAGCCGACAAGAAGTCCGACTGA
- the LOC144012872 gene encoding protein disulfide-isomerase tmx3a-like isoform X2, with protein sequence MNRRELLAEARHDDEVKDKQAGRAEFEAKSESRRRTANATNGQLVHTSDSNALLLSVAPLWAFVDELDDSLLENRGLDDVWLIKFYAPWCRICKQLDPTWHRIGSELKSAGSPVNVGKCDAAANAGLAREFKVRAYPAIFMWKEDRKYLHVGPRTADAIIEFADRVSGPLIRPLSSAKLFRHALSRHHVVFAYIGASSPLKGEYASVAQEMIATTSFFSAGRDDLPEAAALGALPAVAVFKDGACLSYDEAKDGPLKAWIQRERFANFARVDDYLLYAMGDSGKLILLALLDDVGSSQENLSYKNLVWKVSQDYKDVYSRNVHFGFMEGDRYINGLVMGELRLRLPAVVMLNLSSDSYFLPPAPLETERHLLDFVDQVLDGSIQARGGNGPTQRARRLLYDAKVWLSLWREAPLPACLLSAFAAALLGWLSSLCRKVGSDGDRRRDDGDGDGDGGGDGDVLSRRRTADKKSD encoded by the exons ATGAATCGGCGGGAACTCCTCGCGGAAGCGCGCCATGACGACGAGGTCAAAG ATAAACAGGCGGGGCGAGCTGAGTTTGAGGCAAAAAGCGAGTCACGGCGCCGGACGGCAAACGCTACAAACGGGCAACTTGTTCACACGTCGGATTCAAACG CACTGCTGCTGTCGGTGGCGCCGCTTTGGGCCTTCGTGGACGAGCTGGACGACTC TTTGCTGGAGAACAGAGGATTGGACGACGTTTGGCTGATTAAA TTTTACGCCCCCTGGTGTCGGATCTGCAAGCAGCTGGACCCGACCTGGCACCGGATCGGTTCCGAGCTCAAGAGCGCCGGATCGCCCGTCAACGTGGGCAAATGCGACGCCGCCGCCAACGCGG GCTTGGCCAGAGAGTTCAAAGTTCGCGCGTATCCCGCCATCTTCAT GTGGAAGGAGGACAGGAAGTACCTTCACGTCGGCCCCCGAACCGCCGACGCCATCATTGAATTTGCTGACAGGGTCAGCGG TCCGCTGATTCGCCCTTTGAGCAGCGCGAAACTCTTCCGGCACGCTTTAAGTCGCCATCATGTCGTGTTTGCGTATATCGGAGCGTCGTCGCCGCTCAAA GGCGAGTACGCGTCGGTGGCTCAGGAGATGATCGCGACCACGTCGTTCTTCTCGGCCGGCAGAGACGACCTTCCCGAG GCGGCGGCGCTCGGCGCTCTCCCGGCCGTGGCGGTCTTCAAAGATGGCGCTTGCCTCAGCTACGACG AGGCCAAGGACGGCCCGCTGAAGGCCTGGATCCAAAGGGAGCGATTCGCCAACTTTGCCCGAGTGGACGACTACCTGCTGTACGCCATGGGAGACTCAG GGAAGCTGATTCTGTTGGCGCTGTTGGATGACGTCGGCAGCAGCCAAGAAAATCTCAG CTACAAAAATCTGGTGTGGAAAGTTTCGCAAGACTACAAAGACGTCTACAGCAG AAACGTTCACTTTGGCTTCATGGAAGGCGACCGCTACATCAACGGGCTCGTCATGGG CGAGCTGCGCCTGCGCCTGCCGGCCGTGGTCATGTTGAATCTGTCCAGCGACAGCTACTTCCTGCCGCCGGCGCCGCTGGAGACGgagcgccacctgctggactTTGTGGATCAGGTTCTGGACGGCAGCATCCAG GCCCGCGGAGGAAACGGGCCGACCCAGCGAGCGCGCCGTTTGCTTTACGACGCCAAAGTGTGGCTCTCG CTGTGGCGTGAGGCGCCGTTGCCGGCCTGCTTGCTGTCGGCCTTCGCCGCCGCCCTTTTGGGATGGCTGAGCTCGCTGTGCCGGAAGGTCGGCTCGGATGGCGACCGTCGCCGTGACGACGGAGACGGAGACGGAGACGGAGGCGGAGACGGAGACGTCCTCTCCCGGAGACGGACAGCCGACAAGAAGTCCGACTGA
- the LOC144012872 gene encoding protein disulfide-isomerase tmx3a-like isoform X3: MRLQAVNLLNMSDEAGSTVVVLAALLLSVAPLWAFVDELDDSLLENRGLDDVWLIKFYAPWCRICKQLDPTWHRIGSELKSAGSPVNVGKCDAAANAGLAREFKVRAYPAIFMWKEDRKYLHVGPRTADAIIEFADRVSGPLIRPLSSAKLFRHALSRHHVVFAYIGASSPLKGEYASVAQEMIATTSFFSAGRDDLPEAAALGALPAVAVFKDGACLSYDEAKDGPLKAWIQRERFANFARVDDYLLYAMGDSGKLILLALLDDVGSSQENLSYKNLVWKVSQDYKDVYSRNVHFGFMEGDRYINGLVMGELRLRLPAVVMLNLSSDSYFLPPAPLETERHLLDFVDQVLDGSIQARGGNGPTQRARRLLYDAKVWLSPLWREAPLPACLLSAFAAALLGWLSSLCRKVGSDGDRRRDDGDGDGDGGGDGDVLSRRRTADKKSD, encoded by the exons ATGAGATTACAAGCTGTTAATCTGCTCAACATGTCTGACGAGGCCGGCAGCACCGTCGTCGTGCTCGCAG CACTGCTGCTGTCGGTGGCGCCGCTTTGGGCCTTCGTGGACGAGCTGGACGACTC TTTGCTGGAGAACAGAGGATTGGACGACGTTTGGCTGATTAAA TTTTACGCCCCCTGGTGTCGGATCTGCAAGCAGCTGGACCCGACCTGGCACCGGATCGGTTCCGAGCTCAAGAGCGCCGGATCGCCCGTCAACGTGGGCAAATGCGACGCCGCCGCCAACGCGG GCTTGGCCAGAGAGTTCAAAGTTCGCGCGTATCCCGCCATCTTCAT GTGGAAGGAGGACAGGAAGTACCTTCACGTCGGCCCCCGAACCGCCGACGCCATCATTGAATTTGCTGACAGGGTCAGCGG TCCGCTGATTCGCCCTTTGAGCAGCGCGAAACTCTTCCGGCACGCTTTAAGTCGCCATCATGTCGTGTTTGCGTATATCGGAGCGTCGTCGCCGCTCAAA GGCGAGTACGCGTCGGTGGCTCAGGAGATGATCGCGACCACGTCGTTCTTCTCGGCCGGCAGAGACGACCTTCCCGAG GCGGCGGCGCTCGGCGCTCTCCCGGCCGTGGCGGTCTTCAAAGATGGCGCTTGCCTCAGCTACGACG AGGCCAAGGACGGCCCGCTGAAGGCCTGGATCCAAAGGGAGCGATTCGCCAACTTTGCCCGAGTGGACGACTACCTGCTGTACGCCATGGGAGACTCAG GGAAGCTGATTCTGTTGGCGCTGTTGGATGACGTCGGCAGCAGCCAAGAAAATCTCAG CTACAAAAATCTGGTGTGGAAAGTTTCGCAAGACTACAAAGACGTCTACAGCAG AAACGTTCACTTTGGCTTCATGGAAGGCGACCGCTACATCAACGGGCTCGTCATGGG CGAGCTGCGCCTGCGCCTGCCGGCCGTGGTCATGTTGAATCTGTCCAGCGACAGCTACTTCCTGCCGCCGGCGCCGCTGGAGACGgagcgccacctgctggactTTGTGGATCAGGTTCTGGACGGCAGCATCCAG GCCCGCGGAGGAAACGGGCCGACCCAGCGAGCGCGCCGTTTGCTTTACGACGCCAAAGTGTGGCTCTCG CCGCTGTGGCGTGAGGCGCCGTTGCCGGCCTGCTTGCTGTCGGCCTTCGCCGCCGCCCTTTTGGGATGGCTGAGCTCGCTGTGCCGGAAGGTCGGCTCGGATGGCGACCGTCGCCGTGACGACGGAGACGGAGACGGAGACGGAGGCGGAGACGGAGACGTCCTCTCCCGGAGACGGACAGCCGACAAGAAGTCCGACTGA
- the LOC144012872 gene encoding protein disulfide-isomerase tmx3a-like isoform X5, which produces MNRRELLAEARHDDEVKDKQAGRAEFEAKSESRRRTANATNGQLVHTSDSNALLLSVAPLWAFVDELDDSLLENRGLDDVWLIKFYAPWCRICKQLDPTWHRIGSELKSAGSPVNVGKCDAAANAGLAREFKVRAYPAIFMWKEDRKYLHVGPRTADAIIEFADRVSGPLIRPLSSAKLFRHALSRHHVVFAYIGASSPLKGEYASVAQEMIATTSFFSAGRDDLPEAAALGALPAVAVFKDGACLSYDEAKDGPLKAWIQRERFANFARVDDYLLYAMGDSGKLILLALLDDVGSSQENLSYKNLVWKVSQDYKDVYSRNVHFGFMEGDRYINGLVMGELRLRLPAVVMLNLSSDSYFLPPAPLETERHLLDFVDQVLDGSIQASPRRKRADPASAPFALRRQSVALAVA; this is translated from the exons ATGAATCGGCGGGAACTCCTCGCGGAAGCGCGCCATGACGACGAGGTCAAAG ATAAACAGGCGGGGCGAGCTGAGTTTGAGGCAAAAAGCGAGTCACGGCGCCGGACGGCAAACGCTACAAACGGGCAACTTGTTCACACGTCGGATTCAAACG CACTGCTGCTGTCGGTGGCGCCGCTTTGGGCCTTCGTGGACGAGCTGGACGACTC TTTGCTGGAGAACAGAGGATTGGACGACGTTTGGCTGATTAAA TTTTACGCCCCCTGGTGTCGGATCTGCAAGCAGCTGGACCCGACCTGGCACCGGATCGGTTCCGAGCTCAAGAGCGCCGGATCGCCCGTCAACGTGGGCAAATGCGACGCCGCCGCCAACGCGG GCTTGGCCAGAGAGTTCAAAGTTCGCGCGTATCCCGCCATCTTCAT GTGGAAGGAGGACAGGAAGTACCTTCACGTCGGCCCCCGAACCGCCGACGCCATCATTGAATTTGCTGACAGGGTCAGCGG TCCGCTGATTCGCCCTTTGAGCAGCGCGAAACTCTTCCGGCACGCTTTAAGTCGCCATCATGTCGTGTTTGCGTATATCGGAGCGTCGTCGCCGCTCAAA GGCGAGTACGCGTCGGTGGCTCAGGAGATGATCGCGACCACGTCGTTCTTCTCGGCCGGCAGAGACGACCTTCCCGAG GCGGCGGCGCTCGGCGCTCTCCCGGCCGTGGCGGTCTTCAAAGATGGCGCTTGCCTCAGCTACGACG AGGCCAAGGACGGCCCGCTGAAGGCCTGGATCCAAAGGGAGCGATTCGCCAACTTTGCCCGAGTGGACGACTACCTGCTGTACGCCATGGGAGACTCAG GGAAGCTGATTCTGTTGGCGCTGTTGGATGACGTCGGCAGCAGCCAAGAAAATCTCAG CTACAAAAATCTGGTGTGGAAAGTTTCGCAAGACTACAAAGACGTCTACAGCAG AAACGTTCACTTTGGCTTCATGGAAGGCGACCGCTACATCAACGGGCTCGTCATGGG CGAGCTGCGCCTGCGCCTGCCGGCCGTGGTCATGTTGAATCTGTCCAGCGACAGCTACTTCCTGCCGCCGGCGCCGCTGGAGACGgagcgccacctgctggactTTGTGGATCAGGTTCTGGACGGCAGCATCCAGGCAA GCCCGCGGAGGAAACGGGCCGACCCAGCGAGCGCGCCGTTTGCTTTACGACGCCAAAGTGTGGCTCTCG CTGTGGCGTGA
- the LOC144012872 gene encoding protein disulfide-isomerase tmx3a-like isoform X4 gives MNRRELLAEARHDDEVKDKQAGRAEFEAKSESRRRTANATNGQLVHTSDSNALLLSVAPLWAFVDELDDSLLENRGLDDVWLIKFYAPWCRICKQLDPTWHRIGSELKSAGSPVNVGKCDAAANAGLAREFKVRAYPAIFMWKEDRKYLHVGPRTADAIIEFADRVSGPLIRPLSSAKLFRHALSRHHVVFAYIGASSPLKGEYASVAQEMIATTSFFSAGRDDLPEAAALGALPAVAVFKDGACLSYDEAKDGPLKAWIQRERFANFARVDDYLLYAMGDSGKLILLALLDDVGSSQENLSYKNLVWKVSQDYKDVYSRNVHFGFMEGDRYINGLVMGELRLRLPAVVMLNLSSDSYFLPPAPLETERHLLDFVDQVLDGSIQASPRRKRADPASAPFALRRQSVALAAVA, from the exons ATGAATCGGCGGGAACTCCTCGCGGAAGCGCGCCATGACGACGAGGTCAAAG ATAAACAGGCGGGGCGAGCTGAGTTTGAGGCAAAAAGCGAGTCACGGCGCCGGACGGCAAACGCTACAAACGGGCAACTTGTTCACACGTCGGATTCAAACG CACTGCTGCTGTCGGTGGCGCCGCTTTGGGCCTTCGTGGACGAGCTGGACGACTC TTTGCTGGAGAACAGAGGATTGGACGACGTTTGGCTGATTAAA TTTTACGCCCCCTGGTGTCGGATCTGCAAGCAGCTGGACCCGACCTGGCACCGGATCGGTTCCGAGCTCAAGAGCGCCGGATCGCCCGTCAACGTGGGCAAATGCGACGCCGCCGCCAACGCGG GCTTGGCCAGAGAGTTCAAAGTTCGCGCGTATCCCGCCATCTTCAT GTGGAAGGAGGACAGGAAGTACCTTCACGTCGGCCCCCGAACCGCCGACGCCATCATTGAATTTGCTGACAGGGTCAGCGG TCCGCTGATTCGCCCTTTGAGCAGCGCGAAACTCTTCCGGCACGCTTTAAGTCGCCATCATGTCGTGTTTGCGTATATCGGAGCGTCGTCGCCGCTCAAA GGCGAGTACGCGTCGGTGGCTCAGGAGATGATCGCGACCACGTCGTTCTTCTCGGCCGGCAGAGACGACCTTCCCGAG GCGGCGGCGCTCGGCGCTCTCCCGGCCGTGGCGGTCTTCAAAGATGGCGCTTGCCTCAGCTACGACG AGGCCAAGGACGGCCCGCTGAAGGCCTGGATCCAAAGGGAGCGATTCGCCAACTTTGCCCGAGTGGACGACTACCTGCTGTACGCCATGGGAGACTCAG GGAAGCTGATTCTGTTGGCGCTGTTGGATGACGTCGGCAGCAGCCAAGAAAATCTCAG CTACAAAAATCTGGTGTGGAAAGTTTCGCAAGACTACAAAGACGTCTACAGCAG AAACGTTCACTTTGGCTTCATGGAAGGCGACCGCTACATCAACGGGCTCGTCATGGG CGAGCTGCGCCTGCGCCTGCCGGCCGTGGTCATGTTGAATCTGTCCAGCGACAGCTACTTCCTGCCGCCGGCGCCGCTGGAGACGgagcgccacctgctggactTTGTGGATCAGGTTCTGGACGGCAGCATCCAGGCAA GCCCGCGGAGGAAACGGGCCGACCCAGCGAGCGCGCCGTTTGCTTTACGACGCCAAAGTGTGGCTCTCG CCGCTGTGGCGTGA